The Parashewanella spongiae genome has a window encoding:
- a CDS encoding DUF1289 domain-containing protein gives MEQLEFFDVPSPCISVCQTDSRGYCLGCFRSRDERFQWQQFTLAKKVDVIRLCKQRKRRYRYAIYQAQRTTQQELDLNTSFDFD, from the coding sequence ATGGAGCAGCTAGAATTTTTTGATGTCCCGTCTCCCTGTATCAGCGTTTGTCAAACCGACAGTCGAGGTTATTGCCTTGGCTGTTTTCGTAGCCGTGATGAACGTTTTCAATGGCAACAATTTACACTAGCCAAGAAAGTCGATGTGATTCGTTTGTGTAAACAACGAAAACGGCGTTATCGATATGCTATCTATCAAGCCCAAAGAACGACACAGCAAGAGTTAGACTTAAACACCAGTTTTGACTTTGACTAA
- a CDS encoding pentapeptide repeat-containing protein, producing the protein MTKDPVALFKTFVELRLYASKDFYPCFQLKIINGLVEFEFVYSKYLLPSSEIPYKKIRLEDIDLSSWELTGIDLSEAYLTRANLSRCVLGNMSLTNCCLFKANCCGMNAHRVSMQCTLLVQADLREAVFSNINARNVILRGANCSAMQMQDVSMVGARLSNTVINDANLLRVDMSNAQANQSPLHCLRTKFIDCELNSAQLPSADLSHSCLAKCRLEKASLVGARMRGINLERAWLKETEMINVDLKWANLFDINAESIIAWGANFEGVNAELADFSFGRFFSYSESVPTSFTNANLKNAYFLGADLHCADFRGADLTNANFTGANLTEANFDGAILDGAVFSYADCTGGNFNNASMKNFEANITQWHNASMLGAKIVFTDEEEQETIVHENSKPKLEDETLDNVMESSGGNTATSVKSIVKCPPQMIIFEVELDNFFDELVDESASLQHYDSGLELDEPRMYADSASLSMAASVDGSLAIIPSRRKRASSSLSSEVDSFYSRSASSNNGASLEELKGILHAEMTNSTLKQQLLEAATKSECFEEEQSPYST; encoded by the coding sequence GTGACAAAGGATCCAGTTGCCTTATTTAAAACATTTGTTGAGCTTAGGCTTTACGCTTCGAAAGATTTCTATCCGTGTTTCCAGCTTAAAATTATCAATGGGTTGGTCGAATTTGAGTTTGTATATTCTAAATATCTTTTACCAAGCTCTGAAATTCCTTATAAAAAAATACGACTCGAAGACATCGATTTATCATCTTGGGAGCTAACAGGCATAGACCTCAGTGAAGCTTATTTAACAAGAGCAAATCTATCGAGATGTGTTTTGGGAAACATGTCACTTACCAATTGTTGTTTATTTAAAGCAAATTGCTGTGGCATGAATGCGCATAGAGTTTCAATGCAATGCACTTTGCTTGTTCAAGCTGATTTACGCGAAGCCGTGTTTAGTAATATTAATGCACGAAATGTTATTTTACGTGGTGCAAATTGTTCAGCTATGCAAATGCAAGATGTCAGCATGGTAGGAGCAAGGCTTAGTAACACTGTCATTAATGACGCAAACTTGCTCAGAGTGGATATGAGCAACGCACAAGCTAATCAATCTCCATTACACTGTTTGCGAACAAAATTTATCGATTGCGAATTAAACAGTGCTCAATTGCCCAGCGCTGACCTATCTCATTCATGCTTAGCTAAGTGTCGTTTAGAAAAGGCCAGTTTAGTTGGAGCAAGAATGCGTGGTATTAATCTTGAGCGAGCATGGTTAAAAGAAACAGAGATGATTAATGTGGACTTAAAGTGGGCAAACCTCTTTGATATTAACGCTGAAAGTATCATCGCTTGGGGAGCTAATTTTGAAGGTGTGAATGCTGAGCTTGCTGACTTTAGTTTTGGACGATTCTTTAGCTACTCAGAGTCAGTCCCGACAAGTTTTACCAATGCTAACTTAAAAAACGCTTATTTTTTAGGAGCCGATTTGCATTGCGCTGATTTTAGAGGTGCAGATCTTACAAACGCTAATTTTACAGGGGCAAATTTAACTGAAGCCAACTTCGATGGCGCGATACTTGATGGGGCTGTGTTTTCATACGCTGATTGTACAGGAGGAAATTTTAATAATGCTTCAATGAAAAATTTCGAAGCGAATATTACTCAATGGCATAATGCGAGTATGCTTGGGGCTAAAATAGTTTTTACCGACGAAGAAGAGCAAGAAACGATTGTTCATGAAAATAGCAAGCCAAAACTAGAGGATGAAACCCTAGATAATGTGATGGAAAGTAGTGGAGGTAACACTGCTACATCAGTAAAAAGTATCGTGAAATGCCCACCGCAAATGATAATTTTTGAGGTTGAACTAGATAACTTTTTTGATGAATTAGTAGATGAAAGTGCTTCATTACAGCATTATGATAGCGGTTTAGAATTAGATGAACCAAGAATGTATGCAGACTCAGCATCATTATCAATGGCTGCTAGTGTTGATGGTTCGTTAGCTATTATACCGAGTCGGAGAAAACGAGCAAGCTCATCATTATCTAGTGAAGTTGATAGTTTCTATTCGCGTTCTGCGAGTTCTAACAATGGCGCAAGTTTAGAAGAACTAAAAGGCATACTTCATGCTGAAATGACAAATTCCACACTAAAGCAACAATTGTTAGAAGCCGCCACAAAATCAGAGTGTTTTGAAGAAGAGCAATCACCATACTCCACATAA
- a CDS encoding methyltransferase has product MTTESSETDLKTELSLLLQRYPANHNTNLQAWDAADEYLLKQVHEQGRTDSNIAIVNDNFGALSCGLNRLLPDAQLYIETDNKTSISGINANFNSNQLNIEQLNWHTSRELLPKSVTLVLMKLPKNLSYFSQQLVRLSQVLPEGTQVLIGAKAKSITPTVIQLFTDNLGPAKASLAWKKCRVISCLSDGKVRQNEKNKQWQIPEYRLRMNNLSNVFAANKLDIGARVMLENMPKGQFDTIIDLGCGNGVLGMRAAQLFPDADIHFVDDSEMAVASTKQNWQANNFDEGRGYFYWDDCLSKLPTNVEPDLILCNPPFHQGEAITDHIAWQMFLDAKRRLKSGGLLHVVGNRHLGYHIKLQRIFSNCKTVASNGKFVILQSTK; this is encoded by the coding sequence ATCACTACAGAATCTTCTGAAACTGATCTAAAAACTGAATTATCATTACTTTTGCAACGTTATCCAGCCAATCATAATACCAACTTACAAGCTTGGGACGCTGCCGATGAATACCTCTTGAAGCAGGTACATGAACAAGGCAGAACTGACAGTAACATCGCTATTGTTAATGACAATTTCGGTGCATTAAGCTGCGGCTTAAATCGATTGTTACCAGACGCACAGCTCTATATCGAGACCGATAATAAAACCAGTATTTCTGGTATCAACGCGAACTTTAATTCAAATCAGCTCAATATTGAACAGCTAAACTGGCATACAAGCCGCGAATTATTACCAAAAAGCGTGACATTAGTCTTGATGAAGCTCCCCAAAAACTTAAGTTACTTTAGTCAGCAGTTAGTGCGATTATCGCAAGTGCTGCCTGAAGGCACACAAGTGTTAATCGGAGCTAAAGCTAAATCAATTACGCCTACTGTTATTCAATTATTTACAGACAACTTAGGCCCAGCCAAAGCTAGCCTAGCTTGGAAAAAATGTCGAGTGATTAGCTGCCTTTCAGACGGTAAAGTTAGGCAAAACGAGAAAAATAAACAGTGGCAAATCCCTGAATATCGACTCAGAATGAATAACCTCAGCAATGTATTTGCTGCTAATAAGCTTGATATCGGTGCGAGAGTGATGCTTGAAAATATGCCAAAAGGTCAATTCGATACCATCATTGATTTAGGGTGTGGTAATGGCGTGCTAGGTATGAGAGCGGCTCAACTATTCCCTGATGCCGATATACATTTTGTTGACGATTCAGAAATGGCTGTGGCTTCTACAAAGCAAAACTGGCAAGCCAATAACTTTGATGAAGGTAGAGGTTACTTTTACTGGGATGATTGTTTAAGCAAACTGCCGACAAATGTAGAGCCTGATTTAATCCTTTGTAACCCACCTTTTCATCAAGGTGAAGCCATTACGGATCACATAGCTTGGCAAATGTTTTTAGATGCTAAACGCCGCTTAAAATCCGGTGGGTTGTTGCATGTTGTAGGCAACCGCCACCTTGGTTATCACATCAAGTTACAACGCATTTTTAGCAATTGTAAAACCGTAGCATCTAATGGAAAGTTTGTTATTTTACAATCAACAAAGTAG
- the rimI gene encoding ribosomal protein S18-alanine N-acetyltransferase: MNTTAQNQFKFVTTKKQHLEQILEIENSAHSYPWSESNLSSCFSRLYHNTGVELNGKLVAFSIIHQVVDESTLMDICVHPNYQGFGFGKQLLIHAIDQAKNRNSAVMMLEVRASNHKALSLYEHLGFTETHRRKEYYQADSKREDAIMMELRFD; encoded by the coding sequence GTGAACACTACCGCTCAAAATCAATTCAAATTTGTAACAACTAAAAAACAACATTTAGAACAAATACTTGAAATTGAAAACTCAGCCCATTCATACCCTTGGTCAGAATCAAACTTGTCATCATGTTTTTCACGTTTGTATCACAACACTGGTGTTGAACTAAATGGCAAACTCGTTGCATTTAGCATCATTCATCAAGTTGTTGATGAGTCTACGTTAATGGATATTTGTGTTCATCCTAATTACCAAGGTTTTGGATTTGGTAAGCAACTGTTAATTCATGCCATTGATCAGGCTAAAAACAGAAATTCTGCAGTAATGATGCTCGAAGTCCGAGCTTCTAATCATAAAGCACTATCACTTTACGAGCACTTAGGCTTTACAGAGACTCACAGAAGAAAAGAATATTACCAAGCTGACTCCAAGCGCGAAGACGCTATAATGATGGAGCTTCGATTCGATTAA
- a CDS encoding alpha-ketoglutarate-dependent dioxygenase AlkB family protein, which yields MQTELPLLVKGQENDSSPPVTLIKGYLSQKQKQSLMAEAIFYPFTSPQIQIFGKRHVIPRQQAWFGDTGCDTRYSGLTVTAEPWPIYAHKLKAKLSHDFGIDYNGVLVNQYRNGQDSMGWHCDDEPEFKPCSDIASISLGAEREFVVKHKQTKQKYSYHLASGDLLIMHWPMQHDWLHSVPKRVKVNASRLNYTFRQIQPHFFK from the coding sequence ATGCAAACTGAATTACCGCTTTTGGTTAAAGGACAGGAAAACGATAGTTCTCCGCCTGTTACCCTGATTAAAGGGTATTTATCACAGAAGCAAAAGCAATCTTTGATGGCCGAAGCGATATTTTATCCATTTACTTCACCGCAAATACAAATATTTGGAAAGCGGCATGTTATCCCGCGGCAACAGGCGTGGTTTGGTGACACTGGCTGTGATACACGTTATTCAGGCTTGACTGTAACGGCAGAGCCTTGGCCTATTTATGCTCATAAACTCAAAGCTAAACTTTCCCATGATTTTGGTATTGATTACAATGGTGTGTTAGTTAATCAGTATCGTAATGGACAAGATAGTATGGGCTGGCATTGTGATGATGAGCCTGAATTTAAACCATGCAGTGATATTGCTTCAATCAGCCTTGGAGCTGAAAGAGAGTTTGTGGTTAAACATAAGCAGACTAAGCAAAAATACTCGTATCATCTTGCAAGTGGTGATCTGCTCATTATGCATTGGCCTATGCAGCACGATTGGTTGCATAGTGTGCCTAAGCGAGTGAAAGTTAATGCGTCGAGACTAAATTACACCTTTAGGCAAATACAACCACACTTTTTTAAATGA
- a CDS encoding BolA family protein has translation MSSSKVGPVAQVITDKLNTEFNPSFIDVLNESNRHNVPPNSESHFKVVLVSDNFSGKRLIARHRMVNEVLAVELENSIHALSIHTYTEEEWQGEGNVPRTPNCKG, from the coding sequence ATGTCTTCCTCGAAAGTAGGGCCTGTAGCGCAAGTTATTACTGATAAGTTGAATACTGAATTTAACCCAAGTTTTATTGACGTGTTGAATGAAAGCAATCGACATAATGTACCTCCAAATTCTGAAAGTCATTTTAAAGTTGTATTGGTCAGTGATAATTTTTCTGGTAAACGATTGATTGCTAGGCATAGAATGGTAAATGAAGTATTAGCCGTTGAACTCGAAAATAGCATTCATGCTCTATCGATTCACACCTATACTGAAGAAGAGTGGCAGGGTGAAGGCAATGTGCCTCGCACTCCAAACTGCAAAGGGTAA